The Atribacter laminatus genome contains the following window.
ATAGTCAAGTCAACTTCATTGACCAAAACCCCAGCGAGCTCTACCACAACAATAAAGTTATCATCAGTTTCAAAAACATCACACAAAGGCTCCCAAGCTTTTTCAGAAAGTCCCAAGAAATAAGGTTTTTTTCCAGAAACATGCTCCATGAAACGTTGCATTTCTTTCTGCATTGAATCAAACTCTTCCCACCAATTATCTTTAAATGGCATTATATTACCCACCTACCCTGCTTTTCGGTGTTATAAAAAAATATTTTAAATTATTCCTCTCTGAAAATCCATGAATGATTTTTATAGTTAACTCAATTATAGCAACTAACCAGAATCTCTTTCTGGGCTTACATTTTCATCCTCATCTGGTACCACACAAGTGGCACGGGAGTTTATTCTTTAAACCACTTGTTGGTTTAAAAATCAAGCTTTTACAAAAAATTAAAATTACCTGGGCTCAATTTATAGCTTCCGAATAATAGAGAGTTATGCCATTTACCTGGTTTACACTCTCATCTATGACCACAAAATTATATCAACGTTTGTGGTAATGATATTTTATCGATACGTATTCAATACCACCCACACAGATTCTAAAAAACTAGCAATAAACGCTGGATAGCAAAGAAAGCACTTTCGTCTGGAGATTGCACTTCAATTCGTAATTGATTTTCTCCCGGCATTAAAAATTGATCTAAATGGAAAGATTGGAATTCAAAAGGAGATATCTGACCACCAACAATGTTTCCCGAGAAAATTTTATTATCATTGAGATGGACGTGGATAATTGCACTTCCATTTGATTTTCCCCAAATAAAGCAAGCTGCATTGCTCCACCCTTCTGGAACTTGGAAATTTACATTCAAATACTCACCCGAACTCATGGCAAGAACCGAAACAGAGTTTTGAGTGAAGCCCGAGATATTCTCTCCGCGATAAATACTTTCCTCGAAGTTCGTTTCAGGCTTACCGCTGGAAAAATCGATAAAATAGGTACCTCGTCCAGATACGATCTCGATCCCTTCAACTGATCCAATTGAGTTATCCTCAGACTTAGCATAATTTATTACTCCCCTAAAGTTTACCTTTAATTCCACCGGTATTTTTACCACTGAAGTAGGCACCATCCAAAGATTGGATGAGATTCCATCAAATTCTGTCGTTGTCATTCTTTTTTCCCATTGACCAACATTAGAAGACCATATTAGTGTTTGTCCGGATAAAGGGTTTCCATCATTATCGGTTAACCGGGCTTGGAAACTCATGCTCTCACCACTTACGACTAAAAAATCCTTTGGGGATAGAACCAAGATACTCGATTTCTTTTCAGGTTGTACAACAACAGTTACGATCCCCTCCATAGGGCTATAGGCAGTGTCGCCTTCATAAGCAGCTTGTATTTGGACCTGAGTTTCCTCCGAAACAAATGGAGCCATAAACCAAATGTCTGATTCTCCAGCAGTATTGGTGTAGGTCTGATATGAATCCAAGCTTCCGTGGCTGGCATACCACTGAATTCTTCGATTTACCAAAGGGTTATTGTTTTTATCCGTCATGACCATTCGAATTCTCAAATTTCTTCCGCTTAAAATTGATTCAGGAACGGGATGAAAACGAATAGCTACCGACTCTTCTTTTCTCTTTTCAACAATCTGAATAGTACTCCGATTGAGATAAACATTCTCACCAATAATCTCCTTCATTCGGGAGGGATTATTCATAGCCTCAACCAAGATACGGTCGGGAATAATCCGTGGAGAAAGAAGAACGAGAAATCGTTCCATCCCTTCTGGTTCGGTAACTATACCTTGAATCATTTTTTTTGTACCCGGCGAAACTGGTTCATTATTCTTTAAAATCCGCACCCTTTCATCTTCGGTGTAATCTAATATACTCACATAGCCGGTTTTCATTGCTTCATAAGCCAGAGAAATCGGATCACCAATGAAGTAGGTTGCTAAGTTACCCCTATCAGGAAGAACGGTTATAAATGGTGAAACTGGTAACATATCAAGATAGGTTTGTTCATTCAAGCTGACCTGAAACTCGTATATCTGAGCCAAAGCCGATTGAACACCAAACACCAAAAAAAACAAAACCATCAGCAAAAAAGAAATCTTTTTCATAACTAAACCTCCATCGATGGTTTTTCAATTGTCTCTCCACTAAAAACAATCAACGATGGGAAATCGTTCTCGTCCACATCTGCACCAATAATACAATTTTTTCCTATTTCGCATCCTGAAGGAATACGGGAATTTTTTCCAATGATGGTAATTCCGCTCCACAAAACCTCAGGATACTTTTTGTTAACATTCAATACTTGACCCCCTCCAACCCGAGATTCTTCACCGATCATAACTCCTTTATCTAAAATCACTCTCTCCAATTGGGAGTTCTTTCCAATATAGCAATCATTCATTAAAATCGATCCCTCAATCTTTACTTCTTCGCTTACATATACCCCATTAAAAATGACTGATTGACTTACTTTCCCATTAATAATAGCTCCTTCGCCAATAATACAGTTTTCAACTTGAGCATCACGCCCAAATTTTACCGGAGGCCGATCAGCAACTGGAGTATAAATTGGCCAATCTATATCCTTAAATCTCAAAGGACTTTCTTCTCCCAATAACTCCATGTTGGCTTCCCAATAAGAATCAATCGTACCTACATCCTTCCAATACCCCGAAAAGGAATAGGTAAAAACTCTTTTATCCTGAATCATGCGAGGAATGATGTCTCGCCCAAAGTCAAAAGACGTCCCTTCACGCATAGCTTCCTTTTCCACTTCTTCTTCTAAAACCTCTCGATTAAAAACATAAATTCCCATGTTTACTAAATTACTTTGGGGATTTTCAGGTTTTTCATCAAAACGAATGACCTCACCTTCTGCGCCAACGGTAATAATGCCAAAACGATGGGCTTCCTCAATCGGAACTTGGATGACCGCTAACGTCAAATCAGCCTTTTTTTTCTTGTGAAACTCAATCATATGTCGGTAATTCATAGTATAAACATGGTCGCCAGAAAGGATGAGTACCAGCTCAGGAGCTCGATTTCGAATAAAACGAAGACTTTGGTATATCGCATCAGCAGTTCCCCGATACCAATCGGTATCAGCATCACTGATAAAGGGTTGTAATAAAAAGACTCCACCATTGAGTCGATCAAGGTCCCAATCTTTCCCAATCCGAATATGTTCATGAAGTGATCTTGGATTATATTGAGTTAAAACACCTACACAATATATGCCCGAATTGACACAATTGCTTAAGCAAAAATCGATGATACGGTATTTCCCTCCAAAAGGAACAGCTGGTTTTGCTCTTTTAGCCGAAAGAATATTCAACCGACGTCCTTCCCCACCAGCTAATATCATCGCAACCACTTCATTTTTAAACACTGCTATCCCTCCCCAGGATATTTCTCACCAATTAAATCACATATTTTCTTCAATAGAGATAAAAATTGCTTTCGAAATTCCTCTTTTTGTACCGAGGGATTATCTGGACCCAACCACCAAAACCAATCGCTTCCTTCTGCTTGATACAAAATATTATAAACTTCTTGCTTTCGTTCCCCATCTAACTCTTTTTCCTTTTCAGCCAGTAATTTTCGGACTAAGAAAAGCTGATCCCACGCCCAATTCTTTTCCTCATGACCAATCCAAGTATTAAAGGAACCGTAAATCCAGGAACCAGGTTTTAAAGCATTGAGAGTGGGTTTTTGGTTAGAACCTGTTAAATGTTCCGAGGGAGTTGTTGTGATTATCCTGGAATGTTGTGTTAAAGCCTCATATAAGCCGCTTAGAAATTCAAATCCATTATTATTATAATACTCCCAGGCGTTCTCCCCATCAAGGATTATAGAAACGATCGGGTTAAAACTGTCGGGAAGTCGATCTATAATTCTTTCTAAATTAGAAATCATATCTCCAACTGCCTCATGATAGGCAAGATGTTGGTAGGCAAAACCGATCAAGTCAGAAAGATGACGGTCACGGAAAAAGATAGCTACATTATTATCATCGGTGTGAAAAAACCAAGGTTGATAGAGATTTTCACCCTGATTTAAAAGACCATTTTGATCCCTCACTATAGGTAATCCTAAGGTATTAAACAAAACTTCCTCTCCAGTCGCTGTCCAGGAAAATCCATTTTGAGCAAAACAACTCACCGCTGCAGTACTTACTGAGCCTTCCGAAGGCCAAATCCCATGCATTTCTGTGTTCCAAATTCTTTCTACCTCATCTTTGGCTTTATGGATTTGTGCCTGAGCATCATCTAAATATTGAAAACGATACTTAGGAAGTTGAGTTCCAGGTAATGATTCACTAGCAACCCAATTATCGATTAATAATGGAATAATCGGATGGTATAAAGGTGACGTTGAAATTTCAATCTGTCCTTTAGCCTTTAATTTCTTATACATTGGTATAATTTCAGCAATTATTTGTTGAGTAACTTGCTTAATGATAGCCTTATCCTTTTCGGTATATTCTTTCCCCCGTTTTATGAGCTCGCTCAAGCCGAAATTTTCTTTGATGGTTATCGGATCAAACCAAAGGAGCTGATAGAGAACCTGGAGATCGAGCCAATCCTGGGTTGAGAAATTATGAATATTGTGTTTGGCTTTCTCTTTTAAGGTTTCATAAAAAGGGAAATGGCTGGTTTGAGTTTTTGAAGGGGCTAAGAAGAAATTAGCTAAAATGAAGTCTTTTTCTTTTTTACTGAGTTCTTTAGCTTCTTTCTGAAAGTGATTCCATACTAAATCAGTTTTTCCCTGCGAATAAAGATTTATTTGGTTTATAAGAGATGGAGTAAAATTAAAGGTCATGTGCAATTGAGGAAACCTATCGGCTAATTTCGCCATAAAAAGATAATCTTTGGTCGCATGGGTCCTTACCCATGGAAGGGTAAAAAGATCTTGGTTCAAATCATAATAATAGGGTTGATGCATATGCCAAATGATGTTTAAATACATTTTTTTTGCCATCAATTCACCTCAAGTTAATGATACGATTATTATTTCATTAATACTTCCTTTATCGATTTCCATCCGAGCATAGGAAAGGTAGGGAGTAAAGATTTTATCAGTTGGACTCCCTGGGTTCAAATACCATACTCCATTTTCATTGGTTAATTCTGGTTGATGGGAATGACCAAAAACTAAAACCTGCAAGTCATATCCCTCAAAAAGTGAACGAACATAAGACTTGACTTGATTTGGGGCACCCCGGCCATGGACGAGACCAATTTTAACTCCATCAACCTCAACCACATCCTGGTCGGGGAGAGTGATTTGTAACTCTTTCGAATCCATATTTCCCCGTACTGCCCGAATTGGAGTGAACTGAGCAATATTTTCAAGAATCGATGGTTTAACTGCATCCCCGGCATGAAGGACTAAATCAGCTTTTTTTATCTCTTCCCACAACTGTTGAGGAATATCTTTTGCTCTTTGTGGAATATGAGTATCAGAAAGGACAGTTATTCTGGTCATTCTTTTGACTCACTCCCATAAAAGTATTTAAAGCATTAAATTAAAATCAAAAAAACTCTCTTTTGAACCTGAAGCCAATCCTATCTATATTTAAACTTTATAAAATGATCAGCAATATATTTATTGAAGATTTTAGAATAATATTACCCGTGCAAGGTTCTTTCTGCTGATTTAACCGTATTGGCCATCAACATGGCAATTGTCATTGGTCCAACTCCACCTGGAACTGGGGTAATAAAAGAAGCTTTATCCACAACGCTGTCAAAATCAACATCGCCAACTAATTTGTCTTCCACCTTATTGATGCCTACGTCAATGACCACAACCCCCTCTCGGATCAATTCTCCAGTGATCATTTTAGGAGAACCAGCAGCTGCAATCAAAATATCAGCCATTTGAGTATGTTGGGCAAGGTTTTCAGTTCCAGTATGACAAATGGTTATGGTAGCGTTGGCTGCCTTGGCTTTTTGTACCAGCATCATAGATAACGGTTTCCCAACAATATTACTTCTTCCAACGATTACTACGTGTTTCCTCGAAATATCAATTTGGTATCGAGACAATAACTCCTGAACGCCCCAGGGAGTACAAGGTAAAAAAATAGGATCACCAATCATAAGACGACCTAAATTGTAAGGATGAAAACCATCAACATCTTTGAGTGGATTAATGTGATAGAGAATCTTTTTTTCATCCAAATGCTTGGGAAGTGGCAACTGGACGAGAATACCATGGATGGCTGGATTATTATTCAATTCGTCAATGAGATGAAGGAGGTCATTTTGACTAGTGGTTGAAGGGAGCTGGTGTTTCAAGGAATAAACTCCCAACTTTTCACAGGCTTTTTCTTTGTTTCTAACATACACTTGGCTGGCAGGGTCGTCTCCAACTAAAATAACCGCCAAACCTGGTTTCAAGTCTTGTTGAATCAAATTTTGGACACGTGGTTTTAATTCTTCCCGAATTTCTTGTGAAACCTTTTTTCCATCAATTAAAGTCGCTTTCATCGCACTCTACCCCTTATCTTAAGAAATGAATTCATAAAAGATTGAAACATTGCCGGAGAAGCATTGATAATATACTCCTTGGGGAAGTCGACACTTCCCAATAAATCTAAGGACAACTGATAATCACCAACTTCATCACAATAATGAGCATCACTGGTTACTACTATATAGCCGCCCTGTTTTTTGACCTCTTGCGCAATCATTTTACAGTTTTCCAAGCTCCCCTTGCGGCTAACGCGAAAGGAACTATTATTAATTTCAATAACTTTATTGCATTCAATCGCCTTCTTCACTACCAATGGATAATCCACCGGATAACGGGGATTCCCCAAATGAGCGATAATATTGATATAGGGATTTTCCAAAGCTTTTAGTAAAATTGAGGTATAGTCGGAACGTATTTCTCCTCGATATACTTGAGGATGAAAAGAAATAATTCCATAATCAATTTTTTTTAAACTTGGACCGTCTAAATCTAATGTTGAATTTTCGTCCAAAATATCAATTTCAGCTCCAAAGAAAACTTCGATATTATCAATTTTTTTAGGGAAATGGCCTCGAGCTTCGAAATAGATTGGATCAGGGCCCCCGGGCATACTTGGTCCATGCTCAGCCAAACCAATATATTGTAATTTTTTTTGTTGCGCAACCAGGGCTATTTCTCGAACGGTACTAAAAGCATGTCCACTCGCTATAGAGTGAATGTGTAAATCGCCAATAATTTGATACATTTGATAGATCTCTCCTAAAGAAAATTAACTGGTTTTTTTTGCCTACACGAATTACTGTTTTTTTATAAATTTCCAAATAAGCCGGTCGAATTCAGCAAAGGGTGGGTCGTTTAAAACATCATATCCTCTCAGCCAAGAACTATAACAAGCAAAATAATAGAAATAAGCTACCAACAAACCTAAAGCGTAGAAATCATTTTTAGGATACTGCAAATGAATAAATGATGATTCATTTTTTTTAATTTGATATTGCAGGGCCTCAAGAGTTGCCGAATCATAGTCGGAAAAGGATTGTTTATCTAAAAATTGCAGTTCTTTCCCTAAATAAGAATCCTCTTTTACCTTTTGAGGAAAATTGATAGGAGCTTGCAGGTGTTGACTTGGTGTACTATGGTTTAGAATAAAAAATACATCTCGATCATCACAGGATAAAATGTGCTCCAAATAACTACTCTTCAGTGACTCAAGAGTAATAATTTTGATTTTAAAGCATTGATTCTCGCCATTCAAGCTTTCTTCCAACAAAGGTTCCAAAGCTTTTAAAAGAGAATAAACCGGATAGGAGTTGGCAACAAAATAAAGCCTCTGAATCCCTTTTAATTGAATCTGATGGATTATTTGTGCTGTGGACATGGCTTCATCTCTACAAGATGAAAACCCCTCTTCGCACCCCTCAACCATATCTTTGATTGGAAGATTCATGGAATGAAGAGGAAGATATAATAGCTCAGAATGATGCCAAAAACGACAATTTTCGTTTTCAACCGGATAGAAAGGGAATAAAAGCAAGCGTGCAAACTCTGACATTATTCCGACTTCCGGGCCAACAAACACTCTTTTTCCCTCGTTTAACATTACAACCAATTTAACCAGGTCAAGTTCATCTAAGGTACGCCCCAAAACAACAAATATCGTATCTAAAAGATCAACAGAATGGCTTAATTTATGAAGATATTCTGGATGAGATGACGAACAGAAAAGATAGCTTTGATTGCTTTGAACTGATTCAGATTCAGTATATAAACACTCTAAGAATTGGATAACATCGTCTTTACCAATCCATACAATTTGTTGGTTTGACTGGAGGATATTTCGATTAAAGCTGCTAATCCGATCGATATTAATTTTCCAACTCACAAAAGGAGGTACCGGAAAACCATTAAAAAAACCATCCGGTTTGATATTCCAGTCAAAATGAATGTCATTAATTTTAGTAAATCCTTTATAAATTATTTTCGATTTTAATTTTCTTCTTTGGTTTTTTGCCATAATCCATATTTTACGCTATCTTCCAAGGCCTCCCAACTCGCTTCTATAACGTCAGTGGAAACACCAACCGTTCCCCAAGTATGACTACCATCGGTTGTTTGGATTAATACCCGTATTTTTGCCGCAGTTCCATCTTTTTCGTTTAAGACCCGAACTTTGTAGTCGCTTAATCGAATTCTTTTTAGCTGAGGGTATAAACTTTCCAGAGCTTTCCGCAGAGCATTATCCAAGGCATGAACCGGACCATCGCCTTCTGCGGCTGTATGAACGAAATGATCTCCAACATTTAGTTTAATGGTTGCTTCGGTAATTACTTCCTCATCTCCTCTTTTCTCTACGATTACCCGAAAACCTTGCAAGGTGAAAAAATTCATCGTTTCACCTAAAACTTCACGGAGCATCATCTCGAAGGAAGCGTCAGCCCCTTCATACTGATATCCATAAGACTCCGACTCTTTTATCTTATCTATTAAGGAAGTCACACGAGAATCATCAGGTTGCAAATCAACTCCGACTTCATGAGCTCGATAAAGGATATTACTCTTACCAGCTTGTTCTGAAACTAATATTCTTCTTTGATTGCCGACCAGGTCCGGAATGACATGCTCATAAGTTAGCGGATCCCTCATGATTGCACTGGCGTGAATGCCTCCTTTATGGGTAAAGGCACTCTTGCCGACAAAGGGTTGATAGTGATTTGGTCGCATATTCGCTGTTTCATCAATGAATCGCGAAACTTCTACCAACTTTTTTAATTGTTCCTCAGATAAGCAAGAAATTCCCATTTTTAAAACCAAATTGGGAATAATACTGCAAAGATTGGCATTTCCACAACGTTCTCCATATCCATTAAAGGTGCCTTGAATTTGGTTTGCTCCGCAGTCGACTGCAATTAAGCTGTTGGCCACAGCGATTCCGCCATCGTTATGAGTATGGATTCCAATTTCAAAAGATTCCGTAAGCTGAGATTTAACCTTCGAAAAAATTGAGGCAATTTCATGGGGAAGCGCCCCACCATTGGTATCACAAAGAATGATTGCATCGGCTCCGGCATTATAGGCAACTTCAATAGTTTTTAATGCATAATCCTGGTCCTGTTTATACCCATCAAAAAAATGCTCGGCATCAAAAAAAACCGTTTTCCCGGCTGATTTTAAAAAGCTGATGGAATCATCAATCATCTTCAGATTTTCATCCAGCGTGGTACGGAGAGCTCGCTTTACATGGAGCGTCCAGGATTTTCCGAATATGGTTATAACCGGTGAACCGGCTTCAAGAAGAAGACGGAGATTTTTATCTTGATCTGGTTTGGTTTCTGCTTTTCTGGTACTTCCAAAAGCACATATTTTCGCATTGTGGAAGGAAATTTTTTGAGCTTTTTCAAAAAAAGCGATATCTTTCGGATTTGATCCTGGCCAACCACCTTCGATATAGTGGATGCCAAATTCATCGAGCTTTAGGGCAATCTGGATTTTATCCTGAACCGAGAAATTGATTCCCTCCATTTGAGAACCATCTCGTAAAGTTGTATCGTAAATTTTAACCTGACTCATATCAATCTACCCCCATTTCAATTTCAAACAACACTTCAGGCTTCACCTTTCATGAGCATGATTTTTTTTAATTCGATGAGGTTTTCAACAATCATATCAGGAACAATGCCAGTTTTTTTCACATCTTCTCCCTGATGAACTCCAGTTAAGACCAATATTGAAAAAATATTTTGTTGCTTGGCTAAAACAATATCAGTATCTAAGCGGTCACCAATTAAAATCGTATCTTCAACCGAAAAACCTGTCATTTCCAGTAGGAATTGGATTGACTCCGGTTGTGGTTTCCCAAATACTTTGGCTTTGGTACCTGTACAGGCTTCAATACTGGCTAAAATCGCTCCGCAACCGGGAATTAATCCATCTTCCATTGGATAGGTCAAATCAGGATTGGTTCCATACAGCTGGGCACCATTTAAAACATATCTCATCGCTTTGGTCAGTTTCTCATAGTTAAATTGCCGATCCATTCCCACGATGACAAAATGAATATTCTCATTGGAGGAATCATCAATCATTTTTATACCGTTTTTCTGTAATTCATCACGGATACCTGCCTCACCAATACAATACACTTGGGATTGAGGATTTTCTCTCGCAACATAGTAAGCAGTAATCGAGCTGGAGCTAATAATCTCATCCTCGCTAGCATATATATTCATTTTTTTTAGTTTATCGACATATTGACCTTTAGTTATGGTAGAGTTATTTGAAAAGAAGGCAATTTTTGATTTCCGTTCCCGAAGAAAACGAAAAAAATCATCGCTTCCTGGAAGAGGATGTTTTCCTCGATAAATAACCCCATCCATGTCAACAATAAAATTTTTATATCTCTCCCATGTCAAATACACTCTTCTTCTCAACCCCTTTTTTGAATATAATATTCTGTGGTAAGAAAGGAGTGAATTCCGTTCGGATATCCAGCTCTTAAGTTTAACCATATTACCAAAAGCTATGGCGAAAATACAGTCCTCAAGGATATTATTCTTGAAGTCAATCCAGGCGATGTCTTTGGTTTTCTGGGAAATAACGGCTCTGGGAAAACCACCACTATTCGTATCTTATTTGGTTTAGTGCGCCCCTCTCGAGGCACTTTTCAGGTTTTTAATTATCTGTGCCCGGCCCATTTAAACCAGGCCAAGCAGTTGATGGGCGGAGTTATCGATATCCCATCGTTTTATGATAACTTAAGTGGTCGAGAGAATTTATATTTACTTGCTTCTCTTTCCAACTCTCGGGTAAGCAATTCAGAAATTGAATTGGTTTCCTCTATGGTTGGGATAGATACCATTATCAACAAACCAGTAGGAATCTATTCCAATGGCCAAAAGAGAAGATTATCGATTGCTCAAGCATTACTTCCCCG
Protein-coding sequences here:
- a CDS encoding glucose-1-phosphate adenylyltransferase is translated as MFKNEVVAMILAGGEGRRLNILSAKRAKPAVPFGGKYRIIDFCLSNCVNSGIYCVGVLTQYNPRSLHEHIRIGKDWDLDRLNGGVFLLQPFISDADTDWYRGTADAIYQSLRFIRNRAPELVLILSGDHVYTMNYRHMIEFHKKKKADLTLAVIQVPIEEAHRFGIITVGAEGEVIRFDEKPENPQSNLVNMGIYVFNREVLEEEVEKEAMREGTSFDFGRDIIPRMIQDKRVFTYSFSGYWKDVGTIDSYWEANMELLGEESPLRFKDIDWPIYTPVADRPPVKFGRDAQVENCIIGEGAIINGKVSQSVIFNGVYVSEEVKIEGSILMNDCYIGKNSQLERVILDKGVMIGEESRVGGGQVLNVNKKYPEVLWSGITIIGKNSRIPSGCEIGKNCIIGADVDENDFPSLIVFSGETIEKPSMEV
- a CDS encoding glycoside hydrolase family 57 protein, with protein sequence MAKKMYLNIIWHMHQPYYYDLNQDLFTLPWVRTHATKDYLFMAKLADRFPQLHMTFNFTPSLINQINLYSQGKTDLVWNHFQKEAKELSKKEKDFILANFFLAPSKTQTSHFPFYETLKEKAKHNIHNFSTQDWLDLQVLYQLLWFDPITIKENFGLSELIKRGKEYTEKDKAIIKQVTQQIIAEIIPMYKKLKAKGQIEISTSPLYHPIIPLLIDNWVASESLPGTQLPKYRFQYLDDAQAQIHKAKDEVERIWNTEMHGIWPSEGSVSTAAVSCFAQNGFSWTATGEEVLFNTLGLPIVRDQNGLLNQGENLYQPWFFHTDDNNVAIFFRDRHLSDLIGFAYQHLAYHEAVGDMISNLERIIDRLPDSFNPIVSIILDGENAWEYYNNNGFEFLSGLYEALTQHSRIITTTPSEHLTGSNQKPTLNALKPGSWIYGSFNTWIGHEEKNWAWDQLFLVRKLLAEKEKELDGERKQEVYNILYQAEGSDWFWWLGPDNPSVQKEEFRKQFLSLLKKICDLIGEKYPGEG
- a CDS encoding metallophosphoesterase family protein, producing MTRITVLSDTHIPQRAKDIPQQLWEEIKKADLVLHAGDAVKPSILENIAQFTPIRAVRGNMDSKELQITLPDQDVVEVDGVKIGLVHGRGAPNQVKSYVRSLFEGYDLQVLVFGHSHQPELTNENGVWYLNPGSPTDKIFTPYLSYARMEIDKGSINEIIIVSLT
- the folD gene encoding bifunctional methylenetetrahydrofolate dehydrogenase/methenyltetrahydrofolate cyclohydrolase FolD, which encodes MKATLIDGKKVSQEIREELKPRVQNLIQQDLKPGLAVILVGDDPASQVYVRNKEKACEKLGVYSLKHQLPSTTSQNDLLHLIDELNNNPAIHGILVQLPLPKHLDEKKILYHINPLKDVDGFHPYNLGRLMIGDPIFLPCTPWGVQELLSRYQIDISRKHVVIVGRSNIVGKPLSMMLVQKAKAANATITICHTGTENLAQHTQMADILIAAAGSPKMITGELIREGVVVIDVGINKVEDKLVGDVDFDSVVDKASFITPVPGGVGPMTIAMLMANTVKSAERTLHG
- a CDS encoding phosphatase, which codes for MYQIIGDLHIHSIASGHAFSTVREIALVAQQKKLQYIGLAEHGPSMPGGPDPIYFEARGHFPKKIDNIEVFFGAEIDILDENSTLDLDGPSLKKIDYGIISFHPQVYRGEIRSDYTSILLKALENPYINIIAHLGNPRYPVDYPLVVKKAIECNKVIEINNSSFRVSRKGSLENCKMIAQEVKKQGGYIVVTSDAHYCDEVGDYQLSLDLLGSVDFPKEYIINASPAMFQSFMNSFLKIRGRVR
- the cimA gene encoding citramalate synthase, producing MSQVKIYDTTLRDGSQMEGINFSVQDKIQIALKLDEFGIHYIEGGWPGSNPKDIAFFEKAQKISFHNAKICAFGSTRKAETKPDQDKNLRLLLEAGSPVITIFGKSWTLHVKRALRTTLDENLKMIDDSISFLKSAGKTVFFDAEHFFDGYKQDQDYALKTIEVAYNAGADAIILCDTNGGALPHEIASIFSKVKSQLTESFEIGIHTHNDGGIAVANSLIAVDCGANQIQGTFNGYGERCGNANLCSIIPNLVLKMGISCLSEEQLKKLVEVSRFIDETANMRPNHYQPFVGKSAFTHKGGIHASAIMRDPLTYEHVIPDLVGNQRRILVSEQAGKSNILYRAHEVGVDLQPDDSRVTSLIDKIKESESYGYQYEGADASFEMMLREVLGETMNFFTLQGFRVIVEKRGDEEVITEATIKLNVGDHFVHTAAEGDGPVHALDNALRKALESLYPQLKRIRLSDYKVRVLNEKDGTAAKIRVLIQTTDGSHTWGTVGVSTDVIEASWEALEDSVKYGLWQKTKEEN
- a CDS encoding HAD-IIA family hydrolase, with protein sequence MTWERYKNFIVDMDGVIYRGKHPLPGSDDFFRFLRERKSKIAFFSNNSTITKGQYVDKLKKMNIYASEDEIISSSSITAYYVARENPQSQVYCIGEAGIRDELQKNGIKMIDDSSNENIHFVIVGMDRQFNYEKLTKAMRYVLNGAQLYGTNPDLTYPMEDGLIPGCGAILASIEACTGTKAKVFGKPQPESIQFLLEMTGFSVEDTILIGDRLDTDIVLAKQQNIFSILVLTGVHQGEDVKKTGIVPDMIVENLIELKKIMLMKGEA